From the Cryptosporangium aurantiacum genome, one window contains:
- the rplQ gene encoding 50S ribosomal protein L17 — MPTPTKGPRLGGSPAHEKHLLSNLARALFEHGRITTTEAKAKRLRPYAERLITFAKRGDLHARRQVLSLVRDKDVVGHLFAEIGPRYVNRPGGYTRIVKVGPRKGDNAPMAVIELVEALTVAQQAVGEAERARGTKFAKDDKAAALSGDTDTDTADTDVAEARAEAAEAKAEAAEAKADAAEAKADAAEAKADVAEAKADDAEAKAEDDKA, encoded by the coding sequence ATGCCCACGCCCACCAAGGGTCCCCGCCTCGGCGGTAGCCCGGCGCACGAGAAGCACCTGCTGTCGAACCTGGCACGGGCGCTGTTCGAGCACGGCCGGATCACCACCACCGAAGCCAAGGCGAAGCGGCTCCGCCCGTACGCCGAGCGGCTGATCACCTTCGCCAAGCGCGGAGACCTGCACGCCCGTCGCCAGGTGCTCAGCCTGGTCCGGGACAAGGACGTGGTCGGTCACCTGTTCGCCGAGATCGGTCCGCGGTACGTCAACCGCCCCGGCGGTTACACCCGGATCGTCAAGGTCGGTCCCCGCAAGGGCGACAACGCTCCGATGGCCGTCATCGAGCTGGTCGAGGCGCTGACCGTGGCGCAGCAGGCGGTCGGCGAGGCCGAGCGTGCTCGCGGCACCAAGTTCGCGAAGGACGACAAGGCCGCTGCGCTGTCCGGTGACACGGACACCGACACCGCCGACACCGACGTTGCCGAGGCTCGCGCCGAGGCCGCCGAGGCGAAGGCGGAGGCCGCTGAGGCCAAGGCCGACGCTGCGGAGGCGAAGGCGGACGCTGCCGAGGCCAAGGCCGACGTCGCGGAGGCCAAGGCCGACGACGCCGAGGCCAAGGCCGAGGACGACAAGGCCTGA
- the truA gene encoding tRNA pseudouridine(38-40) synthase TruA: protein MIANEPAAPGIAGAGGLVRVRLDVSYDGTDFAGWAIQRGQRTVQGVLTEALARVTRVDVALTVAGRTDAGVHAFGQVAHLDLPVEVWDTLGASLVRRLSGLLPGDVRLRAISRAHPSFDARFGALRRRYVYRVTDAPWGAEPLRRRDTLAWPRVLDLDAMRSAGEQLLGEHDFAAFCRRREGATTIRALEEFRWEVAPEGPGRVLEAHLAADAFCHSMVRSLIGALLAVGEGRHPASWPASLLRRADRAGNITVAPPHGLTLVSVEYPPDDELAARTELTRRVRIAPGP from the coding sequence CTGATCGCAAACGAGCCCGCCGCTCCCGGCATCGCCGGGGCCGGCGGGCTCGTTCGTGTCCGGCTGGACGTCAGCTACGACGGCACCGACTTCGCCGGGTGGGCGATCCAGCGCGGTCAGCGCACGGTGCAGGGGGTTCTGACCGAGGCGCTGGCCCGGGTCACCAGGGTGGACGTCGCGCTCACGGTGGCCGGGCGAACCGACGCCGGCGTGCACGCCTTCGGGCAGGTGGCACACCTCGACCTTCCGGTCGAGGTGTGGGACACCCTCGGGGCTTCTCTGGTCCGCCGGCTTTCCGGTCTACTTCCTGGGGACGTCCGGCTGAGGGCGATTTCCCGCGCACATCCGTCCTTCGACGCCCGGTTCGGCGCGCTGCGTCGGCGGTACGTGTACCGGGTGACCGACGCGCCGTGGGGCGCCGAACCGCTGCGTCGGCGGGACACGCTCGCGTGGCCGCGCGTCCTCGACCTCGACGCGATGCGATCGGCGGGTGAGCAGCTGCTCGGCGAGCACGACTTCGCAGCGTTCTGCCGCCGCCGCGAGGGTGCGACGACGATCCGGGCGCTGGAGGAGTTCCGCTGGGAGGTGGCTCCGGAAGGCCCGGGACGGGTGCTGGAGGCGCACCTGGCCGCGGACGCGTTCTGCCACTCGATGGTGCGCAGCCTGATCGGGGCGCTGCTCGCCGTCGGGGAGGGGCGGCACCCGGCGTCCTGGCCGGCGTCGCTGCTGCGCCGCGCGGACCGGGCTGGGAACATCACGGTGGCGCCGCCCCACGGGTTGACGCTGGTCTCGGTCGAGTACCCGCCCGACGACGAGCTGGCCGCTCGTACCGAGCTGACCCGCCGCGTCCGAATCGCGCCCGGACCCTGA
- a CDS encoding ABC transporter permease: MNLVRAELTKLWTLRSTAVTLAAALAVGAALSLLVSSSLRSADDDQFDALFAAFYGLTVAQIALVVFAVLAIGSEYRSGTIRAALAAVPRRGTFFAAKIVAVLGHLGVSALVTVGAALLTAQVALGQRRADVGEAVPAAIGAWLYLVLIGLFALGVATALRSSTITLGILLPLLLLGSQGLGNLPGVRVVTQFLPDQLGWVVMHLAGPQDDPRWARDYGPWTGLALLAVWTAAALLVGYARLRRRDLGQTP, translated from the coding sequence ATGAACCTCGTCCGGGCCGAACTGACCAAACTGTGGACGCTGCGGTCGACAGCAGTCACGCTGGCGGCAGCGCTGGCGGTGGGCGCCGCGCTGAGCCTGCTGGTCAGCAGCTCTCTGCGCAGCGCAGACGACGACCAGTTCGACGCGTTGTTCGCCGCGTTCTACGGGCTCACCGTCGCGCAGATCGCGCTGGTGGTGTTCGCCGTGCTGGCGATCGGGTCGGAGTATCGGTCGGGCACGATCCGCGCCGCTCTGGCCGCGGTGCCGCGTCGCGGGACGTTCTTCGCTGCGAAGATCGTCGCGGTGCTGGGGCACCTCGGTGTGAGCGCGCTGGTCACGGTGGGGGCCGCGCTCCTCACCGCGCAGGTCGCGTTGGGGCAGCGCCGAGCCGACGTCGGCGAAGCGGTGCCCGCAGCCATCGGCGCCTGGCTATACCTCGTCCTGATCGGGTTGTTCGCGCTCGGCGTCGCGACGGCCCTGCGTAGCTCGACGATCACGCTCGGGATCCTGCTGCCGTTGCTGCTGCTCGGCTCGCAGGGGCTGGGCAACCTGCCGGGGGTCCGCGTCGTCACGCAGTTCCTCCCCGACCAGCTGGGGTGGGTGGTCATGCACCTGGCCGGGCCGCAGGACGACCCGCGCTGGGCACGGGACTACGGCCCGTGGACCGGGCTCGCCCTGCTCGCCGTGTGGACGGCAGCGGCCCTCCTCGTCGGCTACGCCCGCCTGCGCCGCCGCGACCTCGGCCAGACCCCTTGA
- a CDS encoding sensor histidine kinase, translating to MGTRRRVGGVILLVVLVTAGELVTVAAAHPAPIVLAGYAVAVGAVVLASLRWPAAAFFAALVLAAVGGFGYVLLLWVAFRAGRASSSVVVAGAAIGALGVPIAAAVADPAAWSQYAAAYLVFVALPLAAGRYLHQHARLVDALTDRNQELRRARDLAAERERLRERLRIAREMHDALGHRLGLVSIQAAALEVDELPPRQREAIGRLAGSAREAVDGLHEVVGALRHGDEIDAPGLDGLDALVDGYVRAGVPVTVERRGEPGLLTDEADRAVYRAVEEGLTNATKHAPTCAVTVSLGWEDDALLLTVVNPIRPTPAPSPARPAAGGPGLGPGQVGAADVGGAGLGRVGSADAGWADAGAADMGRVGVRSAQAGEVGLGLGRVGSADAGWADAGAAAMGRRGACPGWAGLRPGHADMADAGLVGTRSAQAGGAGLGPGYEGLAGVGRVEAGSADAGRAAGLADAGRAGVGSVGVGGAVAVARGGHGLVGVRERIESVGGYATLRRDRGEARLTVLVPTLVREPEPVAGVGRGRSTAVGVATAVLLFGALPAAMLVGAG from the coding sequence ATGGGCACTCGAAGGCGTGTCGGTGGCGTCATCCTGCTCGTCGTGCTGGTGACGGCGGGGGAGCTGGTGACGGTCGCGGCGGCGCATCCGGCGCCGATCGTCCTGGCGGGGTATGCGGTGGCCGTCGGCGCCGTGGTGCTGGCCTCGCTGCGGTGGCCTGCCGCCGCGTTCTTCGCCGCGCTGGTGCTCGCTGCGGTGGGCGGCTTCGGGTACGTCCTGCTGCTGTGGGTCGCGTTCCGGGCCGGTCGGGCGTCGTCGTCGGTGGTCGTGGCCGGAGCGGCGATCGGCGCGCTCGGAGTTCCGATCGCTGCGGCGGTCGCCGATCCGGCGGCCTGGTCGCAGTACGCCGCCGCGTACCTGGTCTTCGTCGCGTTGCCGCTGGCCGCGGGCCGCTACTTGCATCAGCACGCCCGGCTGGTGGACGCGCTGACCGACCGCAACCAGGAGTTGCGGCGCGCGCGTGACCTGGCGGCGGAACGGGAGCGGTTGCGCGAACGGCTGCGGATCGCCAGGGAGATGCACGACGCGCTCGGCCACCGCCTCGGGTTGGTGTCGATCCAGGCCGCGGCGCTGGAAGTCGACGAGTTGCCGCCGCGGCAGCGGGAGGCGATCGGCAGGCTTGCCGGCTCCGCGCGCGAGGCGGTCGACGGTCTGCACGAGGTCGTCGGCGCGCTGCGGCACGGCGACGAGATCGACGCGCCGGGGCTGGACGGCCTCGACGCCCTGGTCGACGGGTACGTGCGCGCCGGTGTGCCGGTCACGGTCGAACGCCGCGGCGAACCGGGCCTGCTGACCGACGAGGCCGACCGCGCCGTGTACCGGGCGGTCGAGGAGGGCCTCACGAACGCGACGAAGCACGCGCCGACGTGCGCGGTGACCGTGTCGCTGGGCTGGGAGGACGACGCGTTGCTGCTCACGGTCGTCAACCCGATCCGCCCAACGCCCGCCCCGTCCCCGGCTCGGCCCGCTGCGGGCGGGCCGGGCTTGGGTCCGGGCCAGGTGGGTGCGGCGGATGTGGGTGGGGCGGGCCTGGGCCGGGTGGGCTCGGCTGACGCGGGCTGGGCGGATGCGGGCGCGGCCGACATGGGTCGGGTGGGGGTGCGCTCGGCCCAGGCGGGCGAGGTGGGCCTGGGCCTGGGCCGGGTGGGCTCGGCTGACGCGGGCTGGGCGGATGCGGGCGCGGCTGCCATGGGTCGGAGGGGTGCGTGCCCGGGCTGGGCGGGCCTGAGGCCGGGGCACGCGGACATGGCTGACGCGGGTCTGGTGGGGACGCGCTCGGCCCAGGCGGGCGGGGCGGGCTTGGGCCCGGGCTACGAAGGCTTGGCCGGCGTGGGTCGGGTGGAGGCTGGCTCGGCCGATGCAGGGCGGGCGGCGGGTTTGGCTGACGCGGGTCGGGCGGGGGTGGGCTCGGTGGGCGTTGGGGGCGCGGTGGCGGTTGCTCGGGGCGGGCATGGGCTCGTCGGGGTGCGGGAACGGATCGAATCCGTGGGTGGATATGCCACGCTGCGCCGCGACCGTGGCGAGGCCCGGCTCACCGTGCTCGTCCCGACGCTGGTCCGGGAGCCTGAGCCGGTCGCAGGCGTCGGGCGGGGGCGGTCGACCGCGGTCGGGGTGGCGACCGCCGTGCTGCTGTTCGGCGCGTTGCCCGCCGCGATGCTGGTGGGAGCCGGCTGA
- a CDS encoding ABC-F family ATP-binding cassette domain-containing protein — protein MGYVEVSGVGQTLPDGRELFRDVSFRVGEGAIVALVGANGAGKTTLLRMIAGDATPQTGSITRVGGLGVMRQFIGSVRDQTTVRELLVGLAPARLRVAGEALEAAELAMMEREDEPTQLRYAEALAGWGDAGGYDAEVLWDTVTVAALGVPFDRAQHRMVRTLSGGEQKRLALEALLRGHEEVLLLDEPDNYLDVPGKRWLEQRLVETPKTVLFVSHDRELLARTATHVVTLEAHSAWVHGGGFESYHEARTARLDRLDELHRRWNEEHQRLKDLVRTLQQQAKNSEAMAAKYHAMQTRLRKFEEAGPPPERPTEETVRMRLGGGRTGVRAVICSGLELTGLMKPFDLEVYYGERVAVLGANGSGKSHFLRLLGGDESVASAGSWRLGARVVPGLFAQTHEHPEWVGKPLVEILWGGSGTRRGLDRGRAISALRRYGLQAQADQDFATLSGGQQARFQVLLLELSGCTLLLLDEPTDNLDVQSAEALEEGLAAFDGTVLAVTHDRWFARSFDRFLSFAADGEVRETDGPVWDAGRVDRPR, from the coding sequence GTGGGGTATGTCGAGGTATCAGGGGTCGGTCAGACGCTGCCGGACGGGCGGGAGCTCTTCCGGGACGTGTCGTTCCGCGTCGGTGAGGGCGCGATCGTCGCGCTGGTCGGCGCGAACGGCGCCGGGAAGACCACGCTGCTGCGCATGATCGCGGGTGACGCGACGCCGCAGACCGGCTCGATCACCCGGGTGGGCGGTCTCGGCGTGATGCGCCAGTTCATCGGCTCGGTCCGAGACCAGACGACGGTGCGCGAACTGCTCGTCGGGCTGGCGCCGGCCCGGCTGCGGGTGGCCGGCGAGGCGTTGGAGGCCGCCGAGCTCGCGATGATGGAGCGCGAGGACGAACCGACCCAGCTGCGGTACGCCGAGGCGCTCGCCGGGTGGGGTGACGCCGGTGGTTACGACGCCGAGGTGCTGTGGGACACGGTGACCGTCGCGGCGCTCGGCGTCCCGTTCGACCGGGCTCAGCACCGGATGGTGCGGACGCTCTCCGGCGGCGAGCAGAAGCGGCTCGCGCTGGAGGCGCTGCTCCGCGGGCACGAGGAAGTGCTGCTGCTCGACGAGCCGGACAACTACCTCGACGTCCCCGGTAAGCGCTGGCTGGAACAGCGGCTGGTCGAGACGCCGAAGACCGTGCTGTTCGTCAGCCACGACCGGGAGCTGCTGGCTCGCACCGCGACGCACGTCGTCACGCTGGAGGCGCACTCGGCCTGGGTGCACGGCGGTGGCTTCGAGAGTTACCACGAGGCGCGCACCGCGCGGCTGGACCGCCTGGACGAGCTGCACCGCCGCTGGAACGAGGAGCACCAGCGGCTCAAGGACCTGGTGCGGACGCTGCAGCAGCAGGCGAAGAACAGCGAGGCGATGGCGGCGAAGTACCACGCCATGCAGACCCGCCTGCGCAAGTTCGAGGAGGCCGGTCCGCCGCCGGAGCGTCCGACCGAGGAGACGGTTCGCATGCGTTTGGGCGGCGGGCGCACCGGCGTCCGTGCGGTGATCTGTTCCGGCCTGGAGCTCACCGGCCTGATGAAGCCGTTCGACCTGGAGGTCTACTACGGCGAGCGGGTCGCGGTGCTGGGAGCGAACGGCAGCGGCAAGAGCCACTTCCTCCGGCTGCTCGGTGGCGACGAGTCGGTGGCGTCGGCCGGTTCGTGGCGGCTCGGAGCCCGGGTGGTGCCGGGGTTGTTCGCGCAGACACACGAGCATCCGGAGTGGGTCGGCAAGCCGCTGGTGGAGATCCTGTGGGGCGGGTCGGGAACCCGGCGCGGACTCGATCGGGGCCGTGCGATCTCCGCGCTGCGGCGGTACGGGCTGCAGGCGCAGGCCGACCAGGACTTCGCGACGCTGTCCGGTGGCCAGCAGGCTCGGTTCCAGGTGCTGCTGCTGGAGCTGTCAGGCTGCACGCTGCTGCTGCTCGACGAGCCCACCGACAACCTCGACGTGCAGTCGGCGGAGGCGCTGGAGGAGGGACTCGCGGCGTTCGACGGCACGGTTCTGGCAGTGACGCACGATCGGTGGTTCGCTCGCAGCTTCGACCGGTTCCTCTCGTTCGCCGCGGACGGCGAGGTCCGCGAGACCGACGGCCCGGTCTGGGACGCCGGCCGCGTCGACCGCCCGCGCTGA
- the pgm gene encoding phosphoglucomutase (alpha-D-glucose-1,6-bisphosphate-dependent), which translates to MSTNPRAGQPAEPSDLVDVAHLITAYYAEHPDPAAIEQRVAFGTSGHRGSSLKRAFNDDHIAATSQAIVEYRAAQGTDGPLYLGRDTHALSEPAWTTALEVFAANGVTVLIDSRNGYTPTPALSHAILAWNRGRTQHLADGVVVTPSHNPPDEGGFKYNPTHGGPADTDATKWIQDRANDLIADGLRGIHRIPLERARRADTTAKYDYLDKYVSDLPNVVDLDAIAASGLRIGADPLGGASVAYWAEIAERYKLAMTVVNPLVEGDFRFMTLDWDGKIRMDCSSPSAMASLITRRHDFDLATGNDADADRHGIVTPDAGLMNPNHYLAVAIEYLYAHRDGWPADAAIGKTLVSSSMIDRVAESLGRRLVEVPVGFKWFVPGLLDGSVAFGGEESAGASFLRRDGRVWTTDKDGLILDLLAAEITAVTGKTPSVHYAGLVERFGAPAYARVDAPATREQKARLGKLSPSEVTATELAGEPIVAKLTEAPGNGAAIGGLKVVTESGWFAARPSGTEDVYKIYAESFKGAEDLARIQDEAREVVGAALKG; encoded by the coding sequence ATGTCGACCAACCCCCGCGCCGGACAACCGGCCGAACCATCCGACCTCGTCGACGTCGCCCACCTCATCACCGCTTACTACGCCGAGCACCCCGACCCGGCCGCGATCGAGCAGCGGGTGGCTTTCGGCACCTCCGGGCACCGCGGTTCGAGCCTCAAGCGGGCGTTCAACGACGACCACATCGCGGCGACCAGCCAGGCGATCGTCGAGTACCGCGCCGCGCAGGGCACCGACGGCCCCCTCTACCTCGGGCGGGACACCCACGCGCTGAGCGAGCCCGCCTGGACGACCGCGCTGGAGGTGTTCGCGGCCAACGGCGTCACGGTGCTCATCGACTCCCGCAACGGCTACACGCCGACGCCCGCGCTCTCCCACGCGATCCTGGCCTGGAACCGCGGGCGCACGCAGCACCTCGCGGACGGCGTCGTCGTGACACCGTCGCACAACCCGCCGGACGAGGGCGGTTTCAAGTACAACCCGACCCACGGCGGTCCGGCTGACACCGACGCCACCAAGTGGATTCAGGACCGCGCGAACGATCTGATCGCCGACGGCTTGCGCGGTATCCACCGGATCCCGCTGGAGCGCGCCCGCCGCGCCGACACCACGGCGAAGTACGACTACCTCGACAAGTACGTGAGCGACCTGCCGAACGTCGTCGATCTGGACGCGATCGCGGCCTCCGGGCTGCGCATCGGCGCCGACCCGCTCGGCGGGGCCAGCGTCGCGTACTGGGCAGAGATCGCCGAGCGCTACAAGCTCGCGATGACCGTCGTGAACCCGCTGGTCGAGGGCGACTTCCGGTTCATGACGCTGGACTGGGACGGCAAGATCCGGATGGACTGCTCATCGCCTTCGGCGATGGCGTCGTTGATCACCCGCAGGCACGACTTCGACCTGGCCACAGGCAACGATGCGGACGCCGACCGGCACGGCATCGTGACGCCGGACGCCGGGCTGATGAACCCGAACCACTACCTGGCGGTCGCGATCGAATACCTGTACGCGCATCGGGACGGCTGGCCGGCGGACGCGGCGATCGGGAAGACGCTGGTGTCGTCCTCGATGATCGACCGGGTCGCCGAATCGCTGGGTCGGCGGCTGGTCGAGGTGCCGGTCGGCTTCAAGTGGTTCGTGCCGGGGCTGCTCGACGGCTCGGTCGCGTTCGGCGGCGAGGAGAGCGCCGGAGCGTCGTTCCTGCGCCGGGACGGCCGGGTCTGGACCACGGACAAGGACGGGCTCATCCTCGACCTGCTCGCCGCCGAGATCACCGCGGTGACCGGCAAGACGCCCAGCGTCCACTACGCGGGCCTGGTGGAGCGGTTCGGTGCACCGGCCTACGCCCGGGTCGACGCGCCCGCCACGCGCGAGCAGAAGGCGCGCCTGGGCAAGCTCTCACCGAGCGAGGTGACCGCCACCGAGCTGGCCGGGGAGCCTATCGTGGCGAAGCTGACCGAGGCGCCCGGCAACGGCGCGGCGATCGGTGGACTGAAGGTCGTCACCGAGTCGGGCTGGTTCGCGGCCCGGCCGTCGGGCACCGAGGACGTCTACAAGATCTACGCGGAGTCGTTCAAGGGTGCGGAGGACCTCGCCCGCATCCAGGACGAGGCCCGCGAGGTAGTCGGAGCCGCCCTCAAGGGCTGA
- a CDS encoding response regulator transcription factor — protein MIRVLIADDEPLIRAGIVAVLESDPGISVVAQVEDGRAAVERASRPDVDVVLVDIRMPVLDGLGVVEELHRRRPELPVVVLTSFGAEPNVLRAVEHRAAGFLLKNCTPAELIGAVSAAHAGEAYLSPAAARIVLGLVAPDDIGRRQDAIRRLAALTGREREVAGLVAEGLSNAEIARRSRTSETTVKTYVSRVLTKLGCENRVQVALLVRDAG, from the coding sequence GTGATCCGGGTGCTGATCGCGGACGACGAGCCGCTGATCCGGGCGGGGATCGTCGCGGTACTGGAGTCCGATCCCGGGATCAGCGTGGTGGCCCAGGTGGAGGACGGGCGGGCAGCGGTCGAGCGGGCGTCACGCCCGGACGTCGACGTGGTGCTCGTCGACATCCGGATGCCGGTGCTCGACGGGCTGGGCGTGGTCGAGGAACTCCATCGCCGCAGGCCCGAGCTGCCGGTCGTCGTCCTGACCTCGTTCGGAGCTGAGCCGAACGTCCTACGCGCGGTAGAGCACCGGGCAGCCGGGTTCCTGCTCAAGAATTGCACCCCGGCGGAGCTGATCGGCGCCGTGTCGGCGGCGCACGCGGGCGAGGCGTACCTCTCGCCGGCCGCCGCCCGGATCGTGCTGGGCCTGGTGGCGCCCGACGACATCGGCCGCAGGCAGGACGCGATCCGGCGGCTCGCCGCACTGACCGGCCGCGAACGTGAGGTCGCCGGCCTTGTTGCCGAGGGCCTGTCGAACGCGGAGATCGCCCGTCGGTCGCGCACCAGCGAGACGACCGTGAAGACCTACGTCAGCCGGGTGCTGACCAAGCTGGGCTGCGAGAACCGCGTGCAGGTCGCCCTGCTCGTCAGAGACGCCGGCTAG